A genomic segment from Papaver somniferum cultivar HN1 unplaced genomic scaffold, ASM357369v1 unplaced-scaffold_3, whole genome shotgun sequence encodes:
- the LOC113341608 gene encoding uncharacterized protein LOC113341608, whose protein sequence is MSPFEVVYGYNPRAPVDLAPVPDLKRVDAKANERIQQLQQVHKFAQEHLTRANEKYKKAADKKRREVNFEVGDFVWEILTKDRFSLGDYNKLKARKIGPVEILAKINPNAYKLKLPSHIRTFVVFNVKHLVPYHGENTNDVDQQNSRTNFSQPRENDADESV, encoded by the coding sequence ATGAGTCCTTTCGAGGTTGTTTATGGATACAACCCACGAGCACCGGTGGATTTAGCACCTGTTCCTGATTTAAAGAGAGTTGACGCTAAAGCTAACGAGCGTATCCAACAATTGCAACAAGTTCACAAGTTTGCTCAAGAACATTTAACTCGGGCTAATGAGAAGTATAAGAAAGCGGCGGATAAGAAGCGCAGAGAGGTGAATTTTGAGGTAGGAGATTTTGTGTGGGAAATATTAACAAAGGATCGATTCTCTTTAGGTGACTATAATAAGCTGAAGGCAAGGAAGATTGGTCCAGTGGAAATTCTTGCAAAAATTAATCCAAATGCTTATAAGTTGAAACTGCCTAGCCATATACGTACCTTTGTTGTTTTTAATGTCAAACATTTGGTGCCATATCATGGAGAAAATACAAATGATGTGGATCAGCAAAATTCGAGGACGAATTTCTCTCAACCCCGGGAGAATGATGCAGATGAGTCGGTTTAA